In the Nocardioides panaciterrulae genome, CGCCAGCTCGTCGGCCGACTCTCCCGCCACGTCCGCTCCCCGTCGTGCCACCCGTGAGGCCACCCGTTCGAGCCACCCGTCGTACTGCCGCCGTACTGCCGCGTCCAGGGGACCATCGGCCCGCGCGACGGCGGACTTGAGCCGACGCCGAGGCCGACGCCGGCTCCGGCGACCGAGGTGGTAGGCCACCATGCCCACGATCGTCCTATGGAGAGGGGCACAACCGTGCCCCTCTCCACAGCGCCCGCGAACCCGCCCCAGACCGCCCGGCACCCCCGGCGCTGCCCGCCTGACCGGGCGGCTGACCGGGCTACGACAGCGTCTTCGCCCGCGCGATCACCGAGCCGACGTGCCGGAACGCCTCGCTGGTGTCCACCTCCGGGTCCACGCCCTCCTGGAACAGCACGATGATGTCGGAGCCGCCGAAGAGGAAGTAGCCGAACTCCTCGCCCTTGGCCACCTGCGCCCCGGGCACCGCGCTCATGTTCACCGAGGCGACGTGCGACATGCCGACCGGGACCACCGCGACGATGCCCAGGTCGCCCAGCCCGGAGGCCGCGGTGTCGATCGTGAGCACGCCCCGGGTCTGGGAGAACTCGTAGCCGCTCTTGGCGCTGTCCTTGGACTGCAGCTCGCCGTCGGTGAGGTCGACCTGCATGAAGACCCGGCCCTGGATGGTGAAGGACTCCTTGATCTCCCCGGCCACGGGCACGTGGTAGCGGTGGTACGCCGAGGGCGGCAGCATGTAGTGGGCGAAGGTGCCGTTCGCGAACGCGTCGGCGTACTTGCTGCCCTCCAACAGCTGCTTGATGTTGCCGTAGCGGTGGGTCTCCTTGATCCGCGTGGCCGGGATGTTGGACTCGGCGTCGATGTCGTAGGTGCGGATGTAGCTGCAGTCGGCCGGCGAGGTGACCACCCGGTTGTCGCCCGGCTCGCTGATCGGACGCAGGCCCGGGTTGAGCTCGCGGGCGAAGAACTGGTTGAAGGTCAGCCAGCCGCTCGGCATGTTCGGGCGGCCGTCGATCATCGACTCCTCGATGGTGTACTCCGGCGCCTCCTTCAGGAACGACTCGAGGATCTCCTCGCTGAAGGACTCCGGGGTGTCGAGGAAGCTGCCCCACTGCCGGGCGAACTCGGTCAGCCAGTCGCGGAACTCCTCGTCGTTCTGCGCGACCGCCGACTCGTCCTCGTCGACCTTCTGGTCGATCAGGAAGAAGAAGTGCGAGAGCCGGTCGGCGACCTCCTTGGCGTAGCGCTCCCCGGGGGAGGAGACCCTCCACGCCGGATTGTCGGTCTGGCGCGGGATCCAGCGGATGAACCCCTCGAGGTAGTCGTAGTACGCCGGCAGGTCGGCCGGCCAGTCCAGCGTGTTGCGCAGCTCGGCGTTGAGCTCGGTCTCCGCGCGCTCCCGCGCCCGGACGAGCGACTTCTCCAGCAGCGGTCGAAGGTCGCCGCGCCGGTCGACGAGCTTCTGCAGGTCGGACACGATCTGGTGAGCCTCGGGCAAGGCGTGCTCCTTCTCGGAATCGGGCCACCGGCCGGAGCGCTCCGGAACGGGCAGCCGGGTTGATCAGGTTGGTCGGGCAGATAGGTCGGGCAGCGCGCCCGAGCGGCCGCCCCCTTGTCGCGTACCCGTCCTTGCCCTCGCGCAATCAACGACCGGGAGATCAGCGGGCGGGGCCGGCCTCGGCCGGGCGCCCGGTCTCCTGCGACCCGTCGCCCGCCGACCGGTCCCGGGCGGGCAGCGCGATCCCGGTCTCGGCGATCTCGGTCAGCGTCGCGCCGAGGTGGTGCAGGTGCCGGATCACCGGGTCCTCGTCGCGGGCCGAGCGGTGGTCGCGGAAGAGCGCGACGTCGCTGCGGCGCAGCGGGTGCTCCGCCGCGGGGGCGCCGGCGCCCATGCCGGTGGCCAGCAGGGCGCTGACGGCGTCGGCGAGCGCGCGGGCGGCGGCCACGGTGACGGCGGGGTCCTCGAGAGGGCGTCGCTGCGCCGCCTCGACCAGCGCGCGGCACTGGGTCACCGCGGTCACGTAGAGCCCCAGTCGCCGGCGGGTCCGCCGCGGCGAGTGCCCCAGCACCAGCGGCCGGGTCAGCGGCCGGGCGACCAGCGCGATCCGCCGCGCGCGGTCGTCGAGCGCCCGGACCAGCCCGTCGAGGTCGACGCGCTCGCCGTCGGCGAACTTCGCCACGCCCTCGAGCAGCTCGCGCAGCGACTCCAGCAGCTCCTGCCGCGCCGAGCGCACGGTGTCGCGGGTGGACAGCGGCGCCAGCACCATCGCGACGAGAACGCCGACCACCGCCCCCACCGCGGTCTCGCCGAGCCGCAGCTCCAGCAGCTGGTCGCTGAAGCTGCCGAGCACCGTGTAGAGCTGGCCCAGCAGGATCGTGATGAAGAACGTCATCGCGGCGTAGGAGATCTTCACCAGGTAGAACGCCATGAAGATCGATCCGAGGATCGTGGCGAAGATCGCGACCTGGTTGCCCACGGTCAGGTGCGCGAGCAGCACCGCCGCGAACAGCCCCAGCAACGTGCCGCCGATCCGGGCCGAGCCCTTGATCATGGTCTCGGCGCGGGTGCCGGTGCCGGTGAACGTCACGAACGCCGCAATCACCGCCCAGTAGTAGCGGGTCGGCGAGAGCATCGTGCCCAGCCCGATCGCGATCACCCCGGCGAGCGTCACCTGCACGGCCTGGCGGGTGGTCATCGAGAGCCGGCCCATCGGGTTCCAGCGGGCCGCACGCACCGGCACGTCGCGGCTGACGGCGGGCGCCCCCGGCAGGTTGCCGAAGACCAGTCCCACGGCGGCCTCGAACTCCTCCTCGCCCGGGTCGACCTCCGGCGGGTGGTCGACGGCGGCGTCGAAGCGCAGGAACTCCCGGACGCCGTACGCCAGGTGCCGTGCCGGCCACCAGTCCTCGTCGCCGGCCTCCCGCGCGGCGTCGGCCAGCCGGTCGAGCCGCTCGCTGGCCACGGCGGCGGCGTGGTCCCGGCGCCGGGCCAGGTGGTCGACCGTACGGCGCGCCTCGGCCACCAGCTCGTCGGAGGCGTCGCGCAGCGCCACGGTCGCGCCGGCGAACCGCTCCACCGCCTGCTGCATCTCCAGCGTGCGGCGGCGCAGCGCGGCCGCCGACCAGCCCTCCGGCAGCGCGCCCGGCTCGGCGGACCACGCCTCGGCCAGCAGCGCGGTCTCGGCCAGCGCGGCCTGCTGCCCGGCCAGCGAGCGCAGCGCCCGGCCGTGGGCCCGCGAGCCCAGGTCGGGGGCCTCGAGCAGGTCCACGCACTCGCGGGCCACCGCTCGCCCGCGCGCGAAGCAGGCGCCCAGCGTCGACTGCAGCACCCGGCGCGGATCGGTGTGGAAGACCGTCGAGCTCAGCACCCACACCCACGCCGTGGACACCACCGACGCGACCAGCAGCTCGGGCACCAGCCCCCAGCTGGCCTTCAGGAAGGTCGCGAAGAAGAAGCCCATCCAGGCCATGAACCCGTAGAAGAAGAAGTCGATGCCGAAGCGGCGCACCCAGACCGCGAGGAAGAGCGCGGCCGCGAAGCCGACCACCTGCAGCAGCTGGTGCCCACCCGACAGCGTGCCCGGCACCAGCCCGACGGCCACAGCGAGCGGGAAGTACGCCGCTGTCCGGGCCGCCGCCGCCCGGGGCTTGGCGACCAGCGCGTTGGAGCACATCATCGCCACAACCGCGCCGAACATCGTGGTCGCGAACGCCACCGGTCCCGACCACCCGAGCAGCCACGCGAGCAGCAGCAGCACCGGCAGCGCCGTACCGACCGACGCCGTCGCGTTCAGCGCCTGCTTGAACCGGCCCATTCCCGGGTCCGAGGCGGCGATCCGGTCCCGGGTCTCCAACAGGATTCGACGGACCTCGGGCACGGTTCCGATGGTCCCAGACGGGCAAAGAACAGGCGAACCACGGCGCCCGCTCGCACCGGGTGGGCGAGCGAGCGCCGGCGGGCTCCGCCCCGCCCGGCCGGGGTCAGCTGCAGGTGCTCGGCGCCGGCGTACCGGCGAACCGCGCCGCCAGCCACGCCTCGGCCTGCGGGATGAACGCGGCCCCCGCGTCGCTGTGGTTGGCGCCCTGCAGCTCCACGGTGGAGACCGGCACGCCCTGGGCGCAGTACTCCGCGGCGAGCCTGGCCTGGTCGGCGGCGACCATCACGTCGTCGCCCTTCCCGTCGTGGTTGCCCCACAGCATGAACATCGGCGCGCCCGGGTGGCCCTTGGCCGAGCCCATCTTCAGCCGCTTCATGATCCGGTGGAAGGCAGGCACGGCCAGGAGGTGCTCGTAGCGCTTCTTCATCAGGTGCTTGATGGTGAGGTTGGGGAACTCCCCCGACATCTCGCCGATGCACTGGTGCGACTCGGTGCGCGCCACCTTGCGGCCCCACTTCGACAGGTAGTGGTCGAGGTTGAGCCCGTAGGCCCGGCTGATCCCGATCATCGCGCCGGGGATCACGTCGGACCACTCGGGGGTGCCGTCGACGTAGGGCAGGTTGTGCCGCAGGTTGGCCGGGATCCCGCCGAGCGCGGTGCCGACCAGGTTCATCCGCGGGGCGCGGTGCGGCTGCAGCTCGCTGGCCCAGTCGGCGGCGATCGAGCCGCCGGAGTAGCCCATCATCCCGACCGGCGTGGCCCTCCGGTCGAGCTTCAGCGCCCGCAGCGTCGCCTCGATGCCGTCGAGCGTGCTCACGCCGGCCTCGCGGCCGGCGACCCAGTGCAGGTCCTGGTTCTCGAAGTCCGGCACGGTCACGATGTAGCCCTGGCCGGCCAGGCTGTTGACGGTGGCCTGCTCGAGGCCGGTCAGCTGCTGGTTGGCCGCGCCGGGGTCGCCGCCGCGCAGCGTGTAGGACGGGTCGCACTTGGCCGACAGCGCGTCATAGAAGGAGAGGTACGCCGCCACTCGGGGCGCCGTCGTGCCGGTGGCCGGCTCGACCACCGTGGTGACGGTCGCGACCGCGTGCCCCTGGGTGTCGGTCGTGCGGTAGAGGATCTGCTCGGCCGGCAGCGGGGTCTGGCCGGTGCTCGCGCCCAGGGTCACGTCGCGGGTCTTCAGCGGGGTCCCGGGCGCGATCTTCCGCAGCGGCTTGGCGCCGTCGTAGGTGTAGAACGGGTCCTTCGCGGGCCGCACCAGCCCGTCCGAGGCGGCGGCGGCCTCCGCCGGCGCACCGGTCGGTACGGCGGTGACGGTGGCCGCGACCGCGGCCGCCAGCAGGGCCAGGGCGGTGGATCGAAGACGCACGGCGTTCCTCCTGCAGTTGATCCGGTCGCCCTACCAACGACGCTCGCGGCCGTTCGTCACGCGATCGCTAGCACACCTTCACGGCCAGCCAGCCGAGCATGGCGCCGACGATGCCGAGGATCACCACCTGCGGGCCCAGCCCGGGGCCGTCGTCGAGGACCAGGGCGGCGACGAGCAGGGTGACGGCCGCGCCGAGCGCCGAGGCGAGGATCTGGTTGCGCATCAGGTGTTCCGTTCTGTGGTGGAGGGAAGGGGGTCGAGGCGAGGGCCGGGGCGCTCACCCGCAGGACAGCAGCCCCGCGGCCTGGTGGCGCGCCCGACGCTGTCACCCGGTTAGGCGGCGACGCTTCCTAGCCGGCTGACAGGGTGGCGCGCATGCCGGACACCGCGACGCGCCTGCTCTCCCTGCTCCAGGGGGACCGCGACTGGACCGGCGGCGAGCTGGCCGAGCGGCTCGGGGTCAGCGGGCGCACGGTGCGCACCGACGTGGACCGGCTCCGGGAGCTGGGCTACGACGTGCGCGCGACCCCCGGCGTGGGTGGCTACCGGCTGGGGCACGGCGGCACCAGCCTGCCGCCGCTGCTGCTGGATCGCGACGAGGCGGTCGCGGTGGCGGTCGGCCTGCGCACCGGGGTGAACTGCATCATCGGCGGCATGGAGGAGACCTCCGTGCGGGCGCTGGCCAAGCTGGAGCGGGTGCTGCCCGCCCGGCTGCGCCAGCAGGTCCGCCTGCTCAACCGCTACACCGTCCCGCTGCCCAGCGCCCAGCCGGCGCCGGTGGTCGACCCCGCGGTGCTCACCGAGCTGGCGGGCCGCTGCGACCGGCGCGAGCGGGTGCGGTTCTGGTACGACGCCGCGCCGGCCGCCGAGGCCGAGGGCGACCGGGCGGCGCACGAGGTCGAGCCCCACCGGCTGCTCAGCCGCGGCCACCGGTGGTACCTGCTGGGCTTCGACGTCGCCGCCGACCGATGGGCGGCCTTCGAGGTGCACCGGCTGCACCCTCGGGTGCCGGCCGGTCCGCGGTTCGAGCCGCGCGACCCGCCCGGCGACGTCGAGGGCCAGCTCGCCGAGCTGCTGCCCCGCACCACCTGGCGGCACGAGGCGTCGGTGACGCTGCACGCGCCGGCGGCCGACGTGGCTCTGCTCTCCGCGGAGGGCGTGCTCGAGCCGATGGACGATCGCCGCTGCCGGGCGCGGATCGGCGGCGAGACGCTGACCGCGATCGCGCTGACCCTGGCCCGCCTCGGCGTCGACTTCACCGTGCACGACCCGCCGGAGCTGGTCGAGGCGGTGCGGCGGCTCGGCGAGCGGTTCGGCCGGGCGACGCAGGCCGACCCACGGTGACCCGCGTCGGTTGGCCCGCAGCCCGGCCCGCAGCCCGGCCCGCGCCCCGGTCAGGCGTCGGAGCGCTCCGCCTCGCTGCGCAGGACGCAGAACTCGTTGCCCTCGGGATCTTGCAGCACGGCCCATCCGGTGCCGTCCGGGCGGCGCTGGTCGTCCCACAGGGTGGCGCCGAGGTCCAGCAGCCGCGCCACCTCCTGGTCGCGCTGCTGCTGCTGCGGCTCCAGGCACAGGTGCAGCCGGTTCTTGGTCGCCTTGGGCTCGGGCACCCGGAGGAAGAGCAGGCTGCGCCCGCCCTCGACGTCGAAGCCGGCCTCGTCCGCGCCGGGGGCATCCTCGGGATCCATCGCGACGCCCAGCACCCGGCTCCAGAAGAGCGCCAGGGCGTAGGGGTCGGCGCAGTCGATGCAGGTGTTGCGGATTCGCGAGGCCATCCCGGGAGTGTGGCGCCCCCGGGTCCGGGGCTCAAGGTGTTTGCGGTGCGCGGCACCCCCGCGCGTAAGGTCCGGGCCGATGCCTGCTGAGGACCTCGACGTCGACCCGAAGCCCCGGAGCGTCCTCGCCGCCCTGCTGCGACCCACCGGCTTCCGGCTGCTGCTGCCCGGCGGCACGGTCCCCGGGATCGAGGCCGCGGCCCGGGACGCTGAGGTGCCCCGCAGCTACCGGCTCACGGTCCGGGACGGGGTGCTGGTGCTGCGCTACTACGGCGGCGGCGGCATCTCGTCGCCGACCTGGTCGGTCAAGGGCCGCCTGGAGCAGACCGGCGACGGGGTGCGCCTCGAGGGGCGGCTGCGCTACCTGCTCGACCGGCTGGCCACCGGGATGTTCGTGGTGTTCACGCTGTTCCTGTTCGGCGTCGCGGTGGTGCTGGCCATCCAGCGGGGACCGGGCGACAGCGACGTCCGGGGCGCCTTTCTCGCCGGTCTCGTGATGTCGGTCCCGACCGGTCTCCTGCTCTTCTTGATGCCGGGCGTCGCGGCGCGCCGGAGCGCCCGGGCCGCCGAGCTCCTGCACGGCGCGCTCCTGGGTGACTGAGCCGATGGGCGTCGCTTCCGTTTCAGGGCGGCGCTGGCACGACGGGGCGACCGGTAGCCGACCGGTCGTACTGCCCGCGCGGCTCAGCGTCGGAGCCGGAGGCCGGCAAGTCCGCCGTCGACCGTGAGCCCCACGCCCGTCGTCGAGCCCGCGGTCGGGCGAGCGAGATAGGCGATCGCCTCGGCGACCTCATCGGCGCCGACCAGCCGGCCGTGCGGCTGGCGGGCTTCCAGTGCCCTTCTCTCGGCGGCCGGGTCGTCCGCTCGGTCGAGCAGCCGACCCACCCACGGGGTGTTGGCGGTCCCGGGGCTGACCCAACAGACCCGGACCCCGTCGTGGACCAGGTCAGCCGCCATCGCTCGCGAGGCGGCGACCAGCGCGCCCTTGCTCGCGCTGTAGAGGACGCGATCCGGCAGCCCGACGTCCGCCGCCACCGACGCGGTGTTCACGATGACTGCCGACGGGGAACGACGCAGATGCGGGAGGGCCGCACGGCTGACTCGCACCATCCCGAGCAGGTTCACGTCGAGCACCCGGTGCCACTCGACGAGATCGTTGGTCTCCACGGTGCCCTGAGCACCGATCCCGGCGTTGTTGACCACCACGTCGAGCCGGCCGAGCCTGGCGACGACGGTCTGGACGGCGTCGGCGACGCCAGCCTCGTCCGTGACGTCCAGGGGCACCGAGGGTCCCCTCGGGAGCATCGCCCACTTCGAGGTCGAGCACCGCGACGCTCGCCCCCAGCTCCTGCATCCGGACCGCGGTCGCCGCGCCGATGCCGGAGGCGCCCCCGGTGACGAGGGCCACCAGACCGCCGAGCTCACTCACCGGAGACCACCTCCTGACGCTGACGCCCCAGACCGTCGATGGCCAGCTCGACCACGTCGCCCTCGCCGAGGTAGGGAAAGCGGCCCGACAACGCCACGCCCTCCGGCGTCCCGGTCAACACGAGGAACTGCATCGGCATCAACGTCGACCTCACCAACACGGCCCCGCTGGTCCGCACCGGCGGCGCCACGCTGGACGTGAGCCTGCCGACGTGCGTGGCCTGGCGGCACGATCCGATCGGGAAGGACACCGACCCGCCCACTCACCTGGCGCTGTGCGGCGGCGACTCCGACAACGACGGCTGGGACGACGAGGCCGACTGCGCGCCCTACGACTCCAGCATCAACCCCGGAGCCGTGGACGTACCCAACGACGGCATCGACCAGAACTGCGACGGCCACGACCTGGTCGTGGGCACCGGCGTCATCCAGGTCACGCTGCTGTGGAACAACGACGACGACCTGGACCTGCACGTCACCGACCCTGGCGGCACCCGCATCTGGTATGGGAACACCGGGCCGACGGCCACCGGCGGCCGCCTGGACCGGGACGACAACGTCTTCGTGTGCGGCTACGACTCCGAGCCTGGCGGCGTGGAGAACACTGTGTGGGACGACGGCGCCAGCCCGTTGCACGGCACATACACGGTGGAGGTGTACGAGTATCACCGGTGCGCGGAGCCGGCGAACTGGACAGTCCAGATCCGCGTCGACGGCACACTGGTGAAGACAGAGAACGGATCGGGGTATGGCCGAGTCGAGTTCGACTACTGAACGGCCCCGCATGGCGGGCTGGGGATGGCTGGCGCTGCTGGCCATCCCCGGCTGGCTGCTGTGGATCACCGGGGTGGGGTACAGCGTCGTGAAGACGTGCGTCGAGGGGACGGACACCGGGGTGCCCGCGAACACGCCCGCCGAGAAGCAGGTCTGCCACGACCAGGCACCTGCCGCCTTAGCGCCGTTCCGGGGCGTCCGGTTCGGCACCGACGCCCTGACCGGGGAATTCGTGGTCGGCGGCCTGATCGCTGCCGTCCTCTTCGCCGTCGTCGTGGTGCTCCTCGCCCGCCGCGCCGGTCGACGCCGCGTGCACACGTAGCCATAGCTCGAGACGGACCCGCAACTGCAGCGGCGGGTCGCCGGGGGCAAGCCCCTCGGCGCCCCGCCGTGGACGCGTGGTTGGTGCGCTCACGGGCGTCAGCGACCACAGTGGCCACCGTGCGCCCCGACGACGCGATTACATCAGCTGAGCAAAGTGACCTGCGTGCGGCTCAAAGTCTCCGGCGGCGGGCTGGCACTGGCAACTGTCCTCGGTGTTTGTTCGGTGCAGGATGGCCATGCGCGGGGCTGGCATGGGGCGCCATCTTGACCCTTGACTCGTGCCAGTTGCCTGCATGCCGCAGACGTAAGTGCCGGGACCGAGAGCCTTGCGCTTTGGGGTGTGTCAGCGTCCGGACATCGGCTGCTTGAGTGCGCTTCGGTCTCAATAGGGACACACCCAGTCAGGCCGCCGCGGCGGCGCTGAGCGCGGCCAGCCGGGCGAGCCGGCCGCGGGCGGGCTCGGGGACCAGTGGTGCCCATCGCTCCCAGGCCGCGCGGTGCGCCGGGGCCACCAGCAGGCGCCCTGCCTCCGCGAAGCCGTGCGGGTTCACCACCGCGGCGGCGACGTAGGGCGCATGCTCGTCGGTCCCGAACGAGCCCTCGGCCGCCGCGCGCAGGACGCGGTAGGCCGCGCGGCCGATCTCGTCGCGCCCCTGGGCGAGCTGGCGGAGGGTGCTGGCCAGCGCGTCCGGTGGGGTGCCGCGCTCGAGCAGCTGCAGGCTCGGCACGTCGGTGACCAGCTCGCGGTCCTCGGACCGCAGCAGCGAGCGGTCGAGACGGCCCTCGGCGAACGCGGTCTCGAGCGCGGTGATCCAGGCGCCGCGCCGGTCTCCGGTCGAGGCCTGGAGTGCGGTCTGCGCGTCGACGGGCAGCGGGCGCGTGTCGAACATCAGCGCGGGCGTGGTGCCGCTGGGCACCAGCCGGCCGATCAGCCAGCCGTCGGCGTCGGCGAGCAGCCCGGCGCCGAGGTCGAGCAGCTGCACGGAGTGGCCGTCGGCGAGGTCGCGGACGACCAGCCCGTCGGGCCCGGTGGAGAGGACCCGGAACCCGCCGACCCGGGCGCCGACCCACTCCCGCGCCAGCGCGCAACCGTCCGCGAGCCGGCCGCCGGCCAGCGTGTTGAGGAACCGCTCCAGCCCGTCGAGCTCGAAGGTGCAGATCTGGTGGTAGGCCCAGTCCTCCCCCTGGACCCCGGAGACCAGCCGGATCGGGTCGGCGCCGGTGTCGAAGGCGTGCCTCATCTGCTCGGCGTAGAACATCCGCAGGGTGTAGTCGAGCGCCGACCGGGTCGACTCCCGACAGCTGGTGCCGGCGTCCTCGACGCGGGTGCACTGGTAGGCGGCCCAGCGGGCCCACAGCCACGGCGTCATCTCCGCGGACAGGTCGACCAGCTGGGCCAGCACCACCCGGTGCGCGCTGCGCCGGAACATCGGCACGCCCTGGTGGTACTCCAGCGCGGTCTCCGCGTCGCCGGCCCGCTCGGCCGCCAGCGCGCTGGCGACGAACGCGTCGTACTCACGGGTCATCAGGTCGCTGATCCGCGGGCCGCGACCGAAGCCTCGGCTCGGGCCGGACGGGGACGAGGGTCTCGGGTCGGTCATGCCGCCGAGACAACGCCCTCGACCGGGGCCCCGACAAGACCGATTTCCCGCGCCTGTGGAGAACTCAGCCGCGAAGGACGAGCCGGCGGCGGGCCCTACTTCCAGTGCCAGCTGGCGAGGATGGCGTCGGCGATCGCCGCCTGGTCGGCCGCCGACCGCCTCGTCTCGAGGTCGAGGGAGACCTCGTAGTCCGCGTGGATACCGACGTAGTAGTCCGCCCTCTTCCCGCCCCCGATCGGACCACTGAGGTGCACCATCCGCTGGCCGTCGACGAAGACGGGCTGCTCGACCCGGGGCTTGCGCGACCAGCCGTAGTCACGATCGGCCTCGCTGATCAATCGCCGGTCACTGACCGACGCGCCGAAGGCGGGGACGACGTTGAACGCGGCCGCGCCGCCGTCCGGGGCGAAGCCGACGATCGCGGCGGAGATCATGCTGCGCAGGTGCCACCTCGCCGGGACGTGGGCCGTGAAGACGTCGCTGCTGACCTCCTTGCCGTCGGCGGGCGCGGTCGCCGAGGGCGACCCGGACGGGGATCCCGACCCGGGCGCGGGCGTCGAGGAAGCCCCGTCGGACGCGCCCCCGCTCGTGGCGGCTCCCGCGGTGGTCCCGAGGGCCCCGCCGTCGCTGCACCCGGTCAGCCCCGTGACGAGCGTGGCCAGGAGCGAGCCGATGAGCAAGCCGTTGCGGCAGCGCCCCGAGCGCGATGTCGTCGTCACGAGTCCCCCTGTGTTGACTTGGTCGCCCGATCGTAGCCGTGGCCCGCGACCCACCGCGCCGTCGTCGACCGGCCGTCAGCCGAGGATCGCCCGCGCCCGCCGGGGAGGCTCGACCTTGGGTCGAACCGGTCGGGACCCGAGTCGGGCGAGCGTCAGGGCAGCATCCAGTGCGGATGCGTGTGGTCGCCCTTGCACACGTAGCGACGGCCGCGCGCGTCCCACCCGCTGTCGCCGTAGCTCGCCTGAGGGCAGAACTCGCCACCGCGGATGCACGTGCCCGACGAGGTCTGGGTGCACGAGTGGTGGGCGCCCGCGTGGTGGTGGTGGCGGTGATGATGGTGGCGCGCTGCCAGCGAGTGGGTCGGCTGAGCGACGGCGGGACCGGCGGCCGTCAGCCCCATGACGGTGGCGGCAATCGCCACGAGGATCCGCTTCTTCATGGTGGCCCTTCTCAGTTGACGTGCGACCCGGTGTCGCACGTAGCAGGAGGGAGCCTCGACGCCACTTCCAGCGGCATGACCGAGTCGCGGGCCGCAGTCGCCGTGGCACCTGAACGCCACGGCCGAAGTCCCCTCGTCGGCGGCCCACAGAAGGTCTCGGTCGTGCGCAGCCGCTTCTTGAGCGCAGACGCTGCCGATCAAGGCATCCGCCGGCGACCGTCAGCCGAGGATCGCCCGGGCCCGCCGGGCCATGGCCGCATCGACCATCGATCCGTCGCTCAGCGTGGCCACGCCGGTCGACGACAGCGCCGCCAGGACGTCGTTGGCCCACGCGACCTCCGCGGGCGACGGCTCGAAGACCGACCGGATCACCGGTACCTGCGCGGGGTGGACCGCGGTGCGTCCCCGCATGCCCAGCCGCCGCCCGCGCCGGCACGACTCGGCCAGCCCGTCGAGGTCCCGCAGCGCCGGATAGGCCGCCATCATCGGCGCCGGCAGGCCGGCCGCGGCGGTCGCGACGACGACCCGCGACCGGATCCAGCCGAACGCCTCGTCGCCGTCCATGCCGAGCTCGGCGGCCAGGTCGGCCTCTCCCAGCGACAGCGTGCGCACCGCCGGATGGCGGGCGATGGCCAGGGCGTTCTCCACGCCGGCCGCCGACTCGAGGATCGCGTGCACCCTCCGGTCCGCCACCGGCTCGAGGTCGGCGAGCGACTCCACCTTGGGCAGCCGCAGGTCGACCTGCGCGGGCAGCGTCGCCAGGTCGAACCAGAGCTCCGCGGAGTGCGCGCTGTTCACCCGCACCTGCAGCTCCCCGGCGTACGCCGTGGTCGCGAGCCACTGCCCGACCGCGGCCCGGGCCGCCGGCTTGTCCTCGGCCGCGACCGAGTCCTCGAGGTCCAGGATCACGCCGGCGCCGGTCGCCGCCGCCTTGTCGAACCGGTCGGGACGCGAGCCCGGCACGTAGAGCAGCACCACGCTCACACCGCACCTGCCTCTCGCAGCCGGGCGATCTCCGCGGCGGACAGGCCCGCCTCGGCCAGCACCTCGTCGGTGTCGGCGCCCGGGTGCCGGCCGGTCCAGCGCACCTCGCCGGGGGTCTCGGAGAGCCGGAAGAGCACGTTCTGCATCACCAGCGGGCCCAGGTCGGCGTCCTCGACGGTCAGGGCCGTGCCGCGGGCCTGGTACTGCGGGTCGGCGAGCACGCCCCGCACGTCGTAGATCGGGCCGACCGCGGCCTCGGCCTCCTCGAAGGCGCGCACGACCTGCTCGCGGCTGCGCTCGGCGATCCAGCCCCCGACCGCCTCGTCGAGCTCGTCGGCGTGCTCGGCCCGCTGACCGCCGGATGCGAACCACGGCTGCTCGATCAGGTCCGCGCGGCCGACCATCCGCAGCACCCGTTCGGCGATGCTCTGCGAGCTCGTCGAGACCGCCACCCACTCACCGTCACCGGTCCGGTAGACGTTGCGCGGCGCGTTGTTCACCGACCGGTTGCCGGTGCGCGGCTGCACGTAGCCGAGCTGGT is a window encoding:
- a CDS encoding phosphatidylserine decarboxylase produces the protein MPEAHQIVSDLQKLVDRRGDLRPLLEKSLVRARERAETELNAELRNTLDWPADLPAYYDYLEGFIRWIPRQTDNPAWRVSSPGERYAKEVADRLSHFFFLIDQKVDEDESAVAQNDEEFRDWLTEFARQWGSFLDTPESFSEEILESFLKEAPEYTIEESMIDGRPNMPSGWLTFNQFFARELNPGLRPISEPGDNRVVTSPADCSYIRTYDIDAESNIPATRIKETHRYGNIKQLLEGSKYADAFANGTFAHYMLPPSAYHRYHVPVAGEIKESFTIQGRVFMQVDLTDGELQSKDSAKSGYEFSQTRGVLTIDTAASGLGDLGIVAVVPVGMSHVASVNMSAVPGAQVAKGEEFGYFLFGGSDIIVLFQEGVDPEVDTSEAFRHVGSVIARAKTLS
- a CDS encoding FUSC family protein — protein: MPEVRRILLETRDRIAASDPGMGRFKQALNATASVGTALPVLLLLAWLLGWSGPVAFATTMFGAVVAMMCSNALVAKPRAAAARTAAYFPLAVAVGLVPGTLSGGHQLLQVVGFAAALFLAVWVRRFGIDFFFYGFMAWMGFFFATFLKASWGLVPELLVASVVSTAWVWVLSSTVFHTDPRRVLQSTLGACFARGRAVARECVDLLEAPDLGSRAHGRALRSLAGQQAALAETALLAEAWSAEPGALPEGWSAAALRRRTLEMQQAVERFAGATVALRDASDELVAEARRTVDHLARRRDHAAAVASERLDRLADAAREAGDEDWWPARHLAYGVREFLRFDAAVDHPPEVDPGEEEFEAAVGLVFGNLPGAPAVSRDVPVRAARWNPMGRLSMTTRQAVQVTLAGVIAIGLGTMLSPTRYYWAVIAAFVTFTGTGTRAETMIKGSARIGGTLLGLFAAVLLAHLTVGNQVAIFATILGSIFMAFYLVKISYAAMTFFITILLGQLYTVLGSFSDQLLELRLGETAVGAVVGVLVAMVLAPLSTRDTVRSARQELLESLRELLEGVAKFADGERVDLDGLVRALDDRARRIALVARPLTRPLVLGHSPRRTRRRLGLYVTAVTQCRALVEAAQRRPLEDPAVTVAAARALADAVSALLATGMGAGAPAAEHPLRRSDVALFRDHRSARDEDPVIRHLHHLGATLTEIAETGIALPARDRSAGDGSQETGRPAEAGPAR
- a CDS encoding lipase family protein is translated as MRLRSTALALLAAAVAATVTAVPTGAPAEAAAASDGLVRPAKDPFYTYDGAKPLRKIAPGTPLKTRDVTLGASTGQTPLPAEQILYRTTDTQGHAVATVTTVVEPATGTTAPRVAAYLSFYDALSAKCDPSYTLRGGDPGAANQQLTGLEQATVNSLAGQGYIVTVPDFENQDLHWVAGREAGVSTLDGIEATLRALKLDRRATPVGMMGYSGGSIAADWASELQPHRAPRMNLVGTALGGIPANLRHNLPYVDGTPEWSDVIPGAMIGISRAYGLNLDHYLSKWGRKVARTESHQCIGEMSGEFPNLTIKHLMKKRYEHLLAVPAFHRIMKRLKMGSAKGHPGAPMFMLWGNHDGKGDDVMVAADQARLAAEYCAQGVPVSTVELQGANHSDAGAAFIPQAEAWLAARFAGTPAPSTCS
- a CDS encoding helix-turn-helix transcriptional regulator; this translates as MPDTATRLLSLLQGDRDWTGGELAERLGVSGRTVRTDVDRLRELGYDVRATPGVGGYRLGHGGTSLPPLLLDRDEAVAVAVGLRTGVNCIIGGMEETSVRALAKLERVLPARLRQQVRLLNRYTVPLPSAQPAPVVDPAVLTELAGRCDRRERVRFWYDAAPAAEAEGDRAAHEVEPHRLLSRGHRWYLLGFDVAADRWAAFEVHRLHPRVPAGPRFEPRDPPGDVEGQLAELLPRTTWRHEASVTLHAPAADVALLSAEGVLEPMDDRRCRARIGGETLTAIALTLARLGVDFTVHDPPELVEAVRRLGERFGRATQADPR
- a CDS encoding VOC family protein, with the protein product MASRIRNTCIDCADPYALALFWSRVLGVAMDPEDAPGADEAGFDVEGGRSLLFLRVPEPKATKNRLHLCLEPQQQQRDQEVARLLDLGATLWDDQRRPDGTGWAVLQDPEGNEFCVLRSEAERSDA